Proteins encoded together in one Labeo rohita strain BAU-BD-2019 chromosome 21, IGBB_LRoh.1.0, whole genome shotgun sequence window:
- the cysltr2a gene encoding cysteinyl leukotriene receptor 2: MNSSFTEFRGNISCLKSNSSDIFKHQVYPAAYILIFVLGLVGHSLSICVFYSQWRTQKSFTPVSVLMVNLLVSDLMLVSSLPLRVSYYMLDSHWIFGNITCRVISYVFYLNMYSSVYFLVALNILRYLALVRPYLYIRIQTHYVAGIVCALIWLFMGLACSPLLFTQKKNHDPNSFRCLELAESNVDQLLLINNVTFPVGFVFPLVAVIFCSVLVAKNLLRPSPALGRTRPCRKKACALVIISLGIFLVCFMPYHIVRTIFLTTEKDIQTNVYKDSCDFVLIVRKVAVIAHCLCTANSCLDPILFFFVGENSRSFFAKWTGGRKKITYTAGRNPQQKELQVLQK, from the coding sequence ATGAATTCGTCTTTTACAGAGTTCAGGGGAAACATCTCCTGTTTGAAGTCCAACAGCTCTGATATCTTCAAACATCAAGTGTATCCTGCAGCATACATACTCATTTTTGTCCTGGGACTCGTCGGTCATTCTTTATCCATCTGCGTCTTCTACAGCCAATGGAGGACTCAGAAGAGTTTCACTCCGGTCAGCGTGTTAATGGTGAACCTGTTAGTATCGGACCTGATGCTGGTGTCCTCTCTGCCCCTGAGGGTCTCGTACTACATGCTGGACTCACACTGGATCTTCGGTAACATCACCTGTCGAGTAATCTCATACGTGTTTTATCTTAATATGTACAGCTCTGTTTATTTCCTAGTGGCTCTGAATATCTTGCGTTATCTGGCGCTGGTGCGACCGTACCTATACATACGCATACAGACTCACTACGTCGCAGGAATCGTGTGTGCTCTCATTTGGCTCTTTATGGGTTTAGCCTGCAGTCCACTgttgttcactcaaaaaaaaaatcacgacCCAAATAGTTTTCGATGTTTGGAGCTGGCGGAGAGCAACGTGGACCAACTGCTTCTTATAAACAACGTTACGTTTCCAGTGGGCTTTGTTTTTCCTTTGGTTGCTGTCATTTTTTGCTCTGTCTTGGTTGCAAAGAATCTTCTAAGGCCTAGCCCTGCACTCGGCAGGACCAGACCTTGCAGGAAGAAAGCTTGCGCTTTGGTCATCATCAGCCTTGGGATCTTTCTGGTGTGTTTTATGCCCTATCACATAGTGCGGACAATCTTCTTAACAACTGAAAAGGACATCCAGACGAATGTATACAAGGACTCATGTGACTTTGTTTTGATAGTCCGAAAGGTTGCCGTCATAGCGCATTGCCTATGCACGGCTAACAGTTGTCTGGACCCTATCCTCTTCTTCTTCGTTGGGGAAAATTCCAGATCATTCTTCGCCAAATGGAcaggaggaagaaaaaaaatcacttataCTGCAGGGAGAAACCCACAGCAGAAAG